Below is a window of Candidatus Tectomicrobia bacterium DNA.
GCGCAGGAAGCGCACGATCTCGCGCTGCCAGAGGGTCAGGGCCGGGAGGAGGAAGTTCACGCCGCGCCCTCCTGGGGCGGGGCGCCGAAGCGGCGGCCCGTCCGGCGGATGAAGACGTCCTCCAGGGTGGGCCGGCCGAAGGTGACGGACCGGACCTCGGCGCCGAAAGCCTCGATCACCTGGGGCAGCAGGGCGTGGGCGCCGGGGCGCTCCACCCGCAGGCCCTCATCCACTTCCATCGCCTCCCACCCGAAGCGCGCTCGGAGCTTCTCCCGCAGGGAGGCGGGGTCGTCCGCCCGGATGAAGATCACCTCCTCCCCCGCCTCCCGCTTGAGCCCCTCGGGAGTGCCCAGCGCCACCAGGCGGCCCTCGTGCAGGATGCCCACCCGGTCGCAGCGCTCCGCCTCGTCCATCAGGTGGGTGGTCAGCACCACCGTCGTCCCCCGCTCCCGGCGGAGGCGGTCGAGCTCGCCCCCGAAGTCCCGCCGGGCGGCCGGGTCGAGGCCCGCCGTGGGCTCGTCCAGCAGCAGGAGATCCGGCCCCGGCAGCAGGGCCTTGGCCAGCTCGAGGCGGCGCTGCATTCCGCCCGAGAGAGTCTCGGCCATCTCCCTCGCCCGGGCCGCGAGGCCGAAGCGCTCGAGCTGGGCCGCCACGCCCGCCCGAAGGGCTGCGCCGCGCATCCCGAAGAGCCGGCCGTGGTGGATGAGGTTCTCGGCGCAGGTGAGCTTGGGGTCGATGCCCGGCTGCTGGAAGACCACGCCGAGCCTCCGCCGGGCCTGGGCGGGGGATTCCGCGAGCGGGACGCCGAAGACGCGCGCGCTCCCCCCGTCCGGCCGCAGCAGGGTGGCGAGGATGCGGAAGAGGGTGGTCTTGCCCCCTCCGTTCGGCCCGAGGAGGGCGAAGGTCTCCCCCCGGCCCACCTGGAAGCTCACCCCGGCCAGGGCGGCGCGGTCCCCGAAGGAGCGGTGCAGGTCCGTCACCTCGAGCGCGAGCGGGGCGCTCATGCGGCGGGCCCTCCGTTCGTCCGGGGCGAGGCCGGGGGCGGGGAGATGAAGTGGTCCACGTTCAGCCACAGGCTCCGGGAGTGCCGGAAGAAGAGGAGGGGGAAAATCGCCGCCGCCGCCGTCCAAACGGCGAGCTGGACCGCCAGCGCGGGCGCGATCAGCCAGTCCAAGAGAAAGAAGCCGCCCAGGCAGAGGAAGACGGTGGCCGCATAGTTGATGTAGATGGCGCCGATGAAGTAGCCCGGCTCCCGCTCCGTCCGGCAGCCGCACCGGGGGCAGGCAGGGTGCATCCGGAAGATTCCGGCGAACAAGGGTTCTTCCCGGCAATCCGGGCAACGCAGGCGCAGGCCGTTCGCGACGGCGGAGAGAAGGCCTCTCATCTCGGCGGGTAGAGCCAGTAAAGGAGGAGGTAGATCACCACCCCGGTCACCGAGACGTAGAGCCAGATAGGGAAGGTCCAGCGGGCGAGGCGGCGGTGGCGGATGAACTCCCCCCGGAAGGCGAGCCGCAGGGTCAGGATGGCGAGCACCGGCACCGCCGCCGCGAGGACGGTGTGGGAGATCAGGATGGCGAAGTAGACGGGCCGCACCCAGCCCTGCCCCGTGAAGCGCACCGATCCCACGTTGTAGTGGTAGATCAGGTAGAAGACGAGGAAGAGGACCGAAACCCCGAAGGCCCAGAGCATGCACGTCCTGTGCTGACGGACGCGCAGCGCCCGGATGTGCAGGTAGCCCGCCACGAGGAGGATGGCGGCGAGCGCGTTCAGCGCCGCGTTGAGGGCTGGAAGCTGGCTTACGGAGAGCAACAGGGTCTCCCCGGACGGCAGCCGGGCCGCCCGCGGTTCCGCCGCGGATCAAAAATCCGGCAGCGTCATGAGGACGACGAACACGCACAGGACGAGCGGGATCATCGCGATGTAGCCGAGGGCCACGCGCTCGAACTTCAAGTGCATGAAGTAGAGCGCCACCAGGGCCGCCTTGGTCAGCGCCATGATGACGAGGAGGAGTCCCTTGAGCATGTGCGGGTAGGCGGGCCCCGAGGATGGGTAGCCCGCCGCCACCTCCAGGATGGTCAGGGCCAGCAGCCACCAGAAGATGGCCATGTAGTTGACGTGGTGCGCCGCGTGCTGCGAGTGGCCATGAGCCATGTGTCCGCGCTCTCCCTTTGAAGGCGGGGCCGCGCCCGGGGGCGCTCCTTTACAGGAGGTAGACGAAGGTGAAGACCAAGATCCAGACCAGGTCGACGAAGTGCCAGTAGAGCCCGGCGATCTCCACCGCGTTGTAGCTGTGCGCCGAATAGGCCCCCTGGCTGCCCCTCCAGGCGATGATCGAGAGGTAGATGACCCCGCCCGTCACGTGCATCCCGTGAAAGCCGGTGATCATGAAGAACGTCGTCCCGAACAGACCCGCCCCCCACTTGTTCGCGGTGAGGCCGAGGCCCTCGTGGATGAGGTGCGTCCACTCGTAGGCCTGAAGCCCGAGGAAGATGGCGCCGCCCAGGACGGTGAG
It encodes the following:
- a CDS encoding ABC transporter ATP-binding protein, whose product is MSAPLALEVTDLHRSFGDRAALAGVSFQVGRGETFALLGPNGGGKTTLFRILATLLRPDGGSARVFGVPLAESPAQARRRLGVVFQQPGIDPKLTCAENLIHHGRLFGMRGAALRAGVAAQLERFGLAARAREMAETLSGGMQRRLELAKALLPGPDLLLLDEPTAGLDPAARRDFGGELDRLRRERGTTVVLTTHLMDEAERCDRVGILHEGRLVALGTPEGLKREAGEEVIFIRADDPASLREKLRARFGWEAMEVDEGLRVERPGAHALLPQVIEAFGAEVRSVTFGRPTLEDVFIRRTGRRFGAPPQEGAA
- a CDS encoding DUF983 domain-containing protein, with the protein product MFAGIFRMHPACPRCGCRTEREPGYFIGAIYINYAATVFLCLGGFFLLDWLIAPALAVQLAVWTAAAAIFPLLFFRHSRSLWLNVDHFISPPPASPRTNGGPAA
- a CDS encoding DUF420 domain-containing protein, producing the protein MLSVSQLPALNAALNALAAILLVAGYLHIRALRVRQHRTCMLWAFGVSVLFLVFYLIYHYNVGSVRFTGQGWVRPVYFAILISHTVLAAAVPVLAILTLRLAFRGEFIRHRRLARWTFPIWLYVSVTGVVIYLLLYWLYPPR
- a CDS encoding cytochrome C oxidase subunit IV family protein gives rise to the protein MAHGHSQHAAHHVNYMAIFWWLLALTILEVAAGYPSSGPAYPHMLKGLLLVIMALTKAALVALYFMHLKFERVALGYIAMIPLVLCVFVVLMTLPDF
- a CDS encoding cytochrome c oxidase subunit 3, with amino-acid sequence MSQAAAAHHIEPAESPLTPENWGKLGMWIFLAGDAMSFGILLAGYAVMRSTSKNWPVPTDVLGIGLTAFMTFLLICSSVTMVKGLDAIKRGDQGGLVKFLGLTVLGGAIFLGLQAYEWTHLIHEGLGLTANKWGAGLFGTTFFMITGFHGMHVTGGVIYLSIIAWRGSQGAYSAHSYNAVEIAGLYWHFVDLVWILVFTFVYLL